A stretch of the Macaca mulatta isolate MMU2019108-1 chromosome 16, T2T-MMU8v2.0, whole genome shotgun sequence genome encodes the following:
- the LOC706173 gene encoding keratin, type I cuticular Ha1 isoform X2, producing MPYNFCLPSLSCRTSCSSRPCVPPSCHGCTLPGACNIPANVSNCNWFCEGSFNGSEKETMQFLNDRLASYLEKVRQLERDNAELESLIRERSQQQEPLLCPSYQSYFKTIEELQQKILCTKSENARLVVQIDNAKLAADDFRTKYQTELSLRQLVESDINGLRRILDELTLCKSDLEAQVESLKEELLCLKSNHEQEVNTLRCQLGDRLNVEVDAAPTVDLNRVLNETRSQYEALVETNRREVEQWFTTQTEELNKQVVSSSEQLQSYQAEIIELRRTVNALEIELQAQHNLRDSLENTLTESEARYSSQLSQVQSLITNVESQLAEIRCDLERQNQEYQVLLDVRARLECEINTYRSLLESEDCNLPSNPCATTNACSKSIGPCVSNPCTPCVPPAPCTPCAPRPRCGPCNSFVR from the exons ATGCCCTACAACTTCTGCCTGCCCAGCCTGAGCTGCCGCACCAGCTGCTCCTCCCGGCCCTGCGTGCCCCCCAGCTGCCACGGCTGCACCCTACCCGGGGCCTGCAACATCCCTGCCAATGTGAGCAACTGCAACTGGTTCTGCGAGGGCTCCTTCAATGGCAGCGAGAAGGAGACCATGCAGTTCCTGAACGACCGTCTGGCCAGCTACCTGGAGAAGGTGCGTCAGCTGGAGCGGGACAACGCGGAGCTGGAGAGCCTCATCCGGGAGCGGTCCCAGCAGCAGGAGCCCTTGCTGTGCCCCAGCTACCAGTCCTACTTCAAGACCATCGAGGAGCTTCAGCAGAAG ATCCTGTGTACCAAGTCCGAGAATGCCAGGCTTGTGGTGCAGATCGACAACGCCAAGCTAGCTGCGGATGATTTCAGAACCAA GTACCAGACTGAGCTGTCCCTGCGGCAGCTGGTGGAGTCGGACATCAACGGTCTGCGTAGGATCCTGGATGAGCTGACCCTGTGCAAGTCCGACCTGGAGGCCCAGGTGGAGTCCCTGAAGGAGGAGCTGCTGTGCCTCAAGAGCAATCACGAGCAG GAGGTCAACACCCTGCGCTGCCAGCTTGGAGACCGTCTCAACGTGGAGGTAGATGCTGCCCCCACTGTGGACCTGAACCGGGTGCTAAATGAGACCAGGAGTCAGTATGAGGCCCTGGTGGAAACCAACCGCAGGGAAGTGGAGCAATGGTTCACCACGCAG ACCGAGGAGCTGAACAAGCAGGTGGTATCCAGCTCGGAGCAGCTGCAGTCCTACCAGGCAGAGATCATCGAGCTGAGACGAACGGTCAATGCCCTGGAGATTGAGCTGCAGGCCCAGCATAACCTG CGAGACTCTCTTGAAAACACACTGACGGAGAGCGAGGCCCGCTACAGCTCCCAGCTGTCCCAGGTGCAGAGCCTGATCACCAATGTGGAGTCGCAGCTGGCGGAGATCCGCTGTGACCTGGAGCGGCAGAACCAGGAGTACCAGGTGCTGCTGGATGTGCGTGCCCGGCTAGAGTGTGAGATCAACACGTACCGGAGCCTCCTGGAGAGCGAGGACTGCAA TCTGCCCAGCAATCCCTGTGCCACGACCAACGCGTGCAGCAAGTCCATCGGACCCTGTGTCTCCAATCCCTGCACACCTTGCGTTCCTCCTGCCCCCTGCACACCCTGTGCCCCACGCCCCCGCTGTGGGCCCTGCAATTCCTTCGTGCGCTAG
- the KRT37 gene encoding keratin, type I cuticular Ha7 yields MTSSYSSSSCPLVCTMAPGARNVSVSPIDVGCQPGAEANVAPMCLLANVAHANRVRVGSTPLGRPSLCLPPTCHNACPLPGTCHIPGNIGICGAYGKNTLNGHEKETMQFLNDRLANYLEKVRQLERENAELEATLLERSKCHESTVCPDYQSYFRTIEELQQKILCSKAENARLIVQIDNAKLAADDFRIKLESERSLRQLVEADQCGTQKLLDDATLAKADLEAQQESLKEEQLSLKSNHEQEVKILRSQLGEKLRIELDIEPTIDLNRVLGEMRAQYEAMVETNRQDVEQWFQAQSEGISLQAMSCSEELQCCQSEILELRCTVNALEVERQAQHTLKDCLQNSLCEAEDRFGTELAQMQSLISNVEEQLSEIRADLERQNQEYQVLLDVKARLENEIATYRNLLESEDCKLPCNPCSTPASCTSCPSCGPVTGGSASGHGASMGR; encoded by the exons ATGACCTCCTCCTACAGCAGCTCCTCATGCCCTCTGGTTTGCACCATGGCTCCTGGAGCAAGaaatgtctctgtctctcccatcGATGTTGGGTGCCAGCCCGGGGCAGAGGCCAACGTTGCCCCCATGTGCCTTTTGGCCAACGTGGCACATGCCAACCGAGTCCGCGTGGGGTCGACTCCCCTGGGCCGCCCCAGCCTCTGTCTGCCCCCGACCTGCCACAATGCTTGTCCCTTGCCAGGGACCTGTCACATTCCCGGCAACATTGGAATCTGTGGGGCCTATGGCAAAAACACCCTGAATGGCCATGAGAAGGAGACCATGCAGTTCCTGAACGACCGCCTGGCCAACTACCTGGAGAAGGTGCGCCAGCTGGAGCGGGAGAACGCGGAGCTGGAGGCCACACTCCTCGAGAGGAGCAAGTGCCACGAGTCCACTGTGTGCCCGGACTACCAGTCCTACTTCCGCACCATCGAGGAGCTCCAGCAGAAG ATCCTGTGCAGCAAGGCCGAGAATGCCAGGCTGATTGTACAAATTGACAATGCCAAGCTGGCTGCTGATGACTTTAGGATCAA GCTGGAGAGTGAGCGCTCCCTACGCCAGCTGGTAGAGGCGGACCAGTGTGGGACGCAGAAGCTCCTGGATGACGCGACCCTGGCCAAGGCTGACCTGGAGGCCCAGCAGGAGTCCCTGAAGGAGGAGCAGCTGTCCCTCAAGAGCAACCATGAGCAG GAAGTAAAGATTCTGAGGAGTCAGCTGGGGGAGAAGCTCCGGATCGAGCTGGACATTGAGCCCACCATTGACCTGAACAGGGTGCTGGGGGAGATGCGGGCTCAGTACGAGGCCATGGTGGAGACCAACCGCCAGGATGTAGAACAGTGGTTCCAAGCCCAG TCTGAAGGCATCAGCCTGCAGGCCATGTCCTGCTCCGAGGAGCTGCAGTGCTGCCAGTCGGAGATCCTGGAGCTGAGATGCACGGTGAATGCCCTGGAGGTGGAGCGCCAAGCCCAGCACACCTTG AAGGACTGTCTGCAGAACTCCCTGTGTGAAGCTGAGGACCGCTTCGGCACGGAGCTGGCCCAGATGCAGAGCCTCATCAGCAACGTGGAGGAGCAGCTGTCCGAGATCCGGGCTGACCTGGAGCGGCAGAACCAGGAGTACCAGGTGCTGCTGGACGTGAAGGCCCGGCTAGAGAATGAGATTGCCACGTACCGGAACCTTCTGGAGAGCGAGGACTGCAA ACTCCCCTGCAATCCCTGCTCCACGCCTGCCTCCTGTACTTCTTGTCCAAGCTGTGGCCCTGTCACCGGTGGGTCTGCCTCTGGCCATGGAGCCAGCATGGGGAGATGA
- the LOC706173 gene encoding keratin, type I cuticular Ha1 isoform X1, with the protein MPYNFCLPSLSCRTSCSSRPCVPPSCHGCTLPGACNIPANVSNCNWFCEGSFNGSEKETMQFLNDRLASYLEKVRQLERDNAELESLIRERSQQQEPLLCPSYQSYFKTIEELQQKILCTKSENARLVVQIDNAKLAADDFRTKYQTELSLRQLVESDINGLRRILDELTLCKSDLEAQVESLKEELLCLKSNHEQEVNTLRCQLGDRLNVEVDAAPTVDLNRVLNETRSQYEALVETNRREVEQWFTTQTEELNKQVVSSSEQLQSYQAEIIELRRTVNALEIELQAQHNLVYSLENTLTESEARYSSQLSQVQSLITNVESQLAEIRCDLERQNQEYQVLLDVRARLECEINTYRSLLESEDCNLPSNPCATTNACSKSIGPCVSNPCTPCVPPAPCTPCAPRPRCGPCNSFVR; encoded by the exons ATGCCCTACAACTTCTGCCTGCCCAGCCTGAGCTGCCGCACCAGCTGCTCCTCCCGGCCCTGCGTGCCCCCCAGCTGCCACGGCTGCACCCTACCCGGGGCCTGCAACATCCCTGCCAATGTGAGCAACTGCAACTGGTTCTGCGAGGGCTCCTTCAATGGCAGCGAGAAGGAGACCATGCAGTTCCTGAACGACCGTCTGGCCAGCTACCTGGAGAAGGTGCGTCAGCTGGAGCGGGACAACGCGGAGCTGGAGAGCCTCATCCGGGAGCGGTCCCAGCAGCAGGAGCCCTTGCTGTGCCCCAGCTACCAGTCCTACTTCAAGACCATCGAGGAGCTTCAGCAGAAG ATCCTGTGTACCAAGTCCGAGAATGCCAGGCTTGTGGTGCAGATCGACAACGCCAAGCTAGCTGCGGATGATTTCAGAACCAA GTACCAGACTGAGCTGTCCCTGCGGCAGCTGGTGGAGTCGGACATCAACGGTCTGCGTAGGATCCTGGATGAGCTGACCCTGTGCAAGTCCGACCTGGAGGCCCAGGTGGAGTCCCTGAAGGAGGAGCTGCTGTGCCTCAAGAGCAATCACGAGCAG GAGGTCAACACCCTGCGCTGCCAGCTTGGAGACCGTCTCAACGTGGAGGTAGATGCTGCCCCCACTGTGGACCTGAACCGGGTGCTAAATGAGACCAGGAGTCAGTATGAGGCCCTGGTGGAAACCAACCGCAGGGAAGTGGAGCAATGGTTCACCACGCAG ACCGAGGAGCTGAACAAGCAGGTGGTATCCAGCTCGGAGCAGCTGCAGTCCTACCAGGCAGAGATCATCGAGCTGAGACGAACGGTCAATGCCCTGGAGATTGAGCTGCAGGCCCAGCATAACCTGGTGT ACTCTCTTGAAAACACACTGACGGAGAGCGAGGCCCGCTACAGCTCCCAGCTGTCCCAGGTGCAGAGCCTGATCACCAATGTGGAGTCGCAGCTGGCGGAGATCCGCTGTGACCTGGAGCGGCAGAACCAGGAGTACCAGGTGCTGCTGGATGTGCGTGCCCGGCTAGAGTGTGAGATCAACACGTACCGGAGCCTCCTGGAGAGCGAGGACTGCAA TCTGCCCAGCAATCCCTGTGCCACGACCAACGCGTGCAGCAAGTCCATCGGACCCTGTGTCTCCAATCCCTGCACACCTTGCGTTCCTCCTGCCCCCTGCACACCCTGTGCCCCACGCCCCCGCTGTGGGCCCTGCAATTCCTTCGTGCGCTAG
- the LOC100425804 gene encoding keratin, type I cuticular Ha7-like — protein MTSDHCSSLLSEQVSEANAASLCLLANVAHANQVRVGSTPLGRPSLCLPPTCHTACPLPGTRHIPGNIGICGAYSENTLNGHEKETMQFLNDRLANYLEKVRQLERDNAELETKLRERSKCHESSVCPDYQSYFCTIQELQQEILCTKSENNRLVVQIDNAKLAADDFRTKYETERLLHQLVEADICGLRRVLDNLTLAKCDLEAQLESLKEELLCLKKNHEQEARTLRGQLGDKLRIELDIEPTIDLSRVLGEMRGQYEAMVETNRQDVEQWFQAQSEGISLQAMSCSEELQCCQSEILELRRSVNALEVELQAQHTLKDCLQNSLCEAEDRYGIELAQMQSLINNVEEQLSEIRADLERQNQEYQVLLDVKARLENEIATYRNLLESEDCKFPCNPCATPAFSTPSPAPAACAPCSWATHGLCSSAGY, from the exons ATGACTTCTGACCATTGCAGTTCCCTCCTCAGCGAGCAGGTTTCAGAGGCCAACGCTGCCTCCCTGTGCCTCTTGGCTAATGTGGCACATGCCAACCAAGTCCGTGTGGGGTCGACTCCCCTGGGCCGCCCCAGCCTCTGTCTGCCCCCAACCTGCCACACCGCTTGTCCCTTGCCAGGGACCCGCCACATTCCTGGCAACATTGGAATCTGTGGGGCCTACAGCGAAAACACCCTGAATGGACACGAGAAGGAGACTATGCAGTTCCTGAATGACCGCCTGGCCAACTACCTGGAGAAAGTGCGCCAGCTGGAGCGGGACAATGCAGAACTGGAGACCAAACTCCGTGAGAGGAGCAAGTGCCATGAGTCCAGTGTGTGCCCGGACTACCAGTCCTACTTCTGCACCATCCAGGAGCTCCAGCAGGAG ATTCTGTGCACCAAATCGGAGAACAATAGGCTGGTTGTGCAAATAGACAATGCCAAACTGGCCGCGGATGACTTCAGGACCAA GTATGAGACAGAGCGCTTGCTGCACCAGCTGGTGGAGGCTGACATCTGTGGCCTGCGCAGGGTGCTGGACAACCTCACCCTCGCCAAGTGTGACCTGGAGGCCCAGCTGGAGTCCCTGAAGGAAGAGCTGCTTTGCCTCAAGAAAAACCATGAGCAG GAAGCCCGCACTCTGAGGGGTCAGCTGGGAGACAAGCTCCGGATTGAGCTGGACATTGAGCCCACCATTGACCTGAGTAGGGTGCTGGGGGAGATGCGAGGCCAGTATGAGGCCATGGTGGAGACCAACCGCCAGGATGTGGAGCAGTGGTTCCAAGCCCAG TCTGAAGGCATCAGCCTGCAGGCCATGTCCTGCTCCGAGGAGCTGCAGTGCTGCCAGTCGGAGATCCTGGAGTTGAGACGCTCGGTGAacgccctggaggtggagcttcaGGCTCAGCACACGCTG AAGGACTGTCTACAGAACTCCCTGTGTGAAGCTGAGGACCGCTACGGCATAGAACTGGCCCAGATGCAGAGCCTCATCAACAATGTGGAGGAACAGCTGTCTGAGATCCGGGCCGACCTGGAGCGGCAGAACCAGGAGTACCAGGTGCTGCTGGACGTGAAGGCCCGGCTGGAGAATGAGATTGCCACATACCGGAACCTTCTGGAGAGTGAGGACTGCAA ATTTCCCTGCAACCCATGTGCGACCCCAGCCTTCAGCACTCCCAGTCCAGCCCCAGCAGCCTGTGCCCCCTGCTCCTGGGCCACCCATGGGCTCTGCTCATCAGCTGGATACTGA